From a region of the Acidobacteriota bacterium genome:
- the surE gene encoding 5'/3'-nucleotidase SurE, whose protein sequence is MKSILLTNDDGIDAEGLRVLEEALQGVAHLTVVAPDRERSAVSHGLTLRSPLDFREIRPDRYTLAGTPADCVIFALGRLYVQMPDLVISGINHGANLGDDIMYSGTVAAAREAACHGVPALAVSQAYQDGKPIRFKEGAAFVRRLVSALLGDGLRGEICLNVNFPIGRIKGMKITRQGCSEHVPHFNALDARPEYDEIPPSPCGERPADLLSDHQAILDKYVSITPLQRDQTDYASARSLIREAARILLPG, encoded by the coding sequence GTGAAATCCATCCTGCTCACCAACGACGACGGCATCGACGCGGAGGGGCTCCGGGTCCTCGAGGAAGCCCTCCAGGGCGTGGCCCACCTGACCGTGGTGGCTCCCGACCGGGAACGGAGCGCCGTCAGCCACGGCCTCACCCTGCGCTCCCCCCTGGACTTCCGGGAAATCAGGCCCGACCGCTACACCCTCGCCGGGACCCCGGCCGACTGCGTGATCTTCGCCCTCGGCCGCCTGTACGTGCAGATGCCCGACCTGGTGATCTCGGGGATCAACCACGGCGCCAACCTCGGCGACGACATCATGTATTCCGGGACGGTGGCCGCCGCGCGCGAGGCCGCGTGCCACGGGGTCCCCGCCCTGGCGGTCTCCCAGGCGTACCAGGACGGCAAGCCCATCCGCTTCAAGGAGGGGGCGGCGTTCGTCCGCCGCCTGGTCAGCGCTCTGCTCGGGGACGGGCTGCGGGGCGAAATCTGCCTCAACGTGAACTTCCCCATCGGCCGGATCAAGGGGATGAAGATCACCCGGCAGGGGTGCTCGGAGCACGTGCCCCATTTCAACGCCCTCGATGCCCGCCCCGAATACGACGAGATCCCCCCGAGCCCCTGCGGCGAGCGGCCGGCGGACCTGCTGTCCGACCACCAGGCCATCCTGGACAAGTACGTTTCCATCACCCCCCTGCAGCGCGACCAGACCGATTACGCCTCCGCCCGCTCCCTCATCCGCGAGGCCGCGCGCATCCTGCTCCCCGGGTAG